One window from the genome of Paenibacillus azoreducens encodes:
- a CDS encoding glycoside hydrolase family 35 protein, translating to MAELKVQGNDFVYEGTPLRILSGSIHYFRVVPEYWRDRLLKLKACGFNTVETYVAWNIHEPDEGKFVFEGLGDIEEFIRIAGELGLHVIVRPSPYICAEWEFGGLPAWLLADSSMRLRCFDRAYLDKVDRYFDELLPRLKPLLCTNGGPIIAMQIENEYGSYGNDKQYLNYLKDAMIRRGIDVLLFTSDGPEDHMLQGGMVDGVLETVNFGSRAKEAFAKLREYQPEGPLMCMEFWNGWFDHWMEEHHTRPAEDTAKALEEMLKEGASVNFYMFHGGTNFGFYNGANHGQQFEPTVTSYDYDTLLSEWGDPTPKFYAVRDVLSRYVDLPELVLPEPIRKNAYGKVEMTGQAGLFDQLDKLSQPIQSTCPEPMEKVGQNYGFILYSTRISGPRKGFELVLQDVRDRALVFANGKYAGTVERWNPAAIPLDIPAEGLQLDVLVENMGRVNYGPLMRDTKGITEGIRLGNQFLYHWTIRPLPLKDVSALAFGPLQADGTAAGKLAAPAFYKGTFEVNERADTFIRLDGWTKGVVYLNGFNLGRYWEVGPQQTLYVPAPLLKEGSNELVIFELHGTSKPAVELLDTPDLG from the coding sequence ATGGCAGAACTTAAGGTTCAAGGAAACGATTTTGTGTATGAGGGAACCCCCCTTCGGATCTTGTCAGGTTCCATCCACTACTTCCGCGTCGTACCGGAATATTGGCGGGATCGCTTGCTGAAGCTGAAGGCCTGCGGATTCAACACGGTAGAAACGTATGTGGCTTGGAACATTCATGAACCGGATGAAGGCAAATTTGTCTTCGAAGGGCTCGGCGATATTGAAGAGTTTATCCGGATCGCCGGCGAACTCGGACTGCATGTCATCGTGCGTCCAAGCCCGTACATCTGTGCCGAGTGGGAATTCGGCGGGCTTCCTGCATGGCTGCTTGCGGATTCGTCGATGCGGCTCCGCTGTTTCGACCGGGCCTATCTGGATAAAGTGGACCGTTATTTCGACGAGCTGCTGCCGCGGTTGAAACCGCTTCTTTGCACAAATGGCGGGCCGATCATTGCCATGCAGATTGAAAACGAATACGGCAGCTACGGCAACGACAAGCAGTATCTGAATTATTTGAAGGATGCGATGATCCGCCGCGGAATCGATGTGCTGCTGTTCACGTCCGACGGTCCGGAAGACCATATGCTTCAGGGCGGCATGGTGGATGGAGTGCTCGAAACCGTCAATTTTGGATCCAGAGCCAAGGAAGCGTTTGCGAAGCTGCGCGAATATCAGCCGGAAGGTCCTTTGATGTGCATGGAATTCTGGAATGGCTGGTTTGACCACTGGATGGAAGAACATCATACCCGGCCGGCGGAAGACACGGCGAAAGCGCTGGAAGAAATGCTCAAGGAAGGCGCGTCGGTAAACTTCTACATGTTCCATGGCGGCACTAATTTCGGGTTTTATAACGGGGCTAATCATGGGCAGCAGTTTGAGCCGACGGTAACGAGCTATGACTACGATACGCTGCTCAGCGAGTGGGGAGATCCGACGCCGAAATTTTATGCCGTCCGCGACGTGCTTTCCCGTTATGTTGATCTGCCGGAGCTGGTATTGCCTGAACCTATTCGCAAAAATGCATACGGCAAGGTCGAGATGACCGGTCAGGCCGGATTATTCGATCAGCTGGACAAGCTGTCGCAGCCGATTCAAAGCACTTGCCCGGAACCGATGGAGAAGGTCGGACAAAACTATGGATTTATTCTGTATTCGACCCGTATTTCCGGTCCGAGAAAGGGATTCGAGCTGGTGCTTCAAGACGTGCGCGACCGCGCGCTGGTGTTTGCGAACGGCAAATATGCAGGCACGGTGGAACGCTGGAACCCGGCAGCCATTCCTCTAGATATTCCTGCCGAAGGTTTGCAGTTGGACGTGCTGGTCGAAAACATGGGACGGGTTAATTACGGGCCGCTTATGAGGGATACGAAGGGAATTACGGAAGGCATCCGGCTTGGAAATCAGTTTTTATACCATTGGACGATCCGTCCGCTGCCGTTAAAAGATGTATCCGCGCTTGCGTTCGGGCCGCTCCAGGCAGATGGAACTGCTGCCGGAAAGCTGGCAGCGCCGGCGTTTTACAAGGGAACGTTTGAGGTTAACGAACGGGCCGATACCTTCATCCGCCTGGATGGATGGACCAAAGGCGTCGTTTATCTAAACGGTTTTAATCTCGGACGCTACTGGGAGGTCGGTCCGCAGCAAACGCTTTATGTGCCCGCCCCACTGCTGAAGGAAGGCAGCAACGAACTTGTCATTTTCGAACTTCATGGTACAAGCAAGCCGGCAGTCGAGCTATTGGATACGCCGGATCTTGGTTAA
- a CDS encoding alpha-mannosidase, whose protein sequence is MTQAKTVHIISHTHWDREWYLPYEKHHMRLIKLMDNLLATLQTDPDFKSFHLDGQTIMLEDYLQIRPEKRPLLEKYVREGRIHIGPWYILQDEFLTSSEANVRNLLYGHKDAKRFGAVSRTGYFPDSFGNMGQAPQLLLQAGIENSVFGRGVKPTGFNNEVSGQAAYESPYSEMVWEAPDGSRVLGILFANWYSNGNEIPVDSEEAREYWQRKLKEAEAYASTPHLLMMNGCDHQPVQQNVAEAIKVAQELFPEYRFVHSNFTDYIAAVTAEAPEHLSVVRGELRSQHTDGWSTLVNTASSRIYLKQLNNQGQTLLEKVAEPLAAFAHATGKAPYPHHLFEYAWKTLMQNHPHDSICGCSVDEVHDEMVMRFAKSRHVAETIAEDSLNVLAEEVDTSILAALSEVDETAYPLIVFNTTGWIRSGVVTAELELGRIYFGSGMGFAEMKNTLRELPLDSLRLLDPHGRAVSFSFEDQGVSFGYDLPEDRFRQPYFARKIKVRFEAEVVPALGYKTYVLMQGGQVSVRSRIGCETSEACCAGEGEWERGASSLVTGELSMENEYLAVTVEANGSLTVKDKVTGKMFRDLCIYEDTGDIGNEYMYKQPDGDIPITTRDGAAVISIAEDEPFRASFEIVHTLQIPASADARLGEEQKELIWFTGRKAGRSAALTELRIRTLVSLERGGRGVQVEASFRNEAEDHRLRMLFSSGIAADTHKADSVFEAAERSNLPAAEWANPSNCQHQQAFVLVRDEAHGLTIANQGLPEYEILPGETAGIAVTLLRAVGEMGDWGYFPTPGAQCRGEHAVRLEIIPFGRALPNRVKDEAGETESMIRAHQLQVPWSVKQTGIHAGSLPAVQSFLSWKGEDLIFSALKISPDTGGIIARWYNAAHGARTLSLRPGFAIKEARRSNIMEELLAPAELESLAVNPAEIITLHLLLPAQQSIAT, encoded by the coding sequence TTGACACAGGCCAAGACAGTACATATCATTTCGCACACGCATTGGGACAGGGAATGGTATCTGCCTTACGAAAAGCATCACATGCGTTTGATCAAGCTGATGGACAACCTGCTCGCCACGCTGCAAACCGATCCGGATTTTAAAAGCTTCCATCTCGACGGCCAAACGATCATGCTGGAGGATTATTTGCAGATCCGCCCGGAAAAGAGGCCGCTGCTCGAGAAATACGTCCGGGAAGGACGGATACATATCGGGCCATGGTATATTTTGCAGGATGAATTTCTGACCAGCAGCGAGGCCAATGTGCGTAATTTGCTGTACGGGCACAAGGATGCCAAGCGGTTTGGCGCGGTCAGCAGGACCGGGTATTTTCCGGATTCCTTCGGCAATATGGGGCAAGCGCCGCAGCTGCTGCTGCAGGCCGGAATCGAAAATAGCGTGTTCGGCCGCGGTGTGAAGCCTACCGGCTTTAACAACGAGGTCAGCGGGCAAGCCGCTTATGAATCGCCATATTCGGAAATGGTGTGGGAAGCGCCTGACGGATCGCGTGTGCTGGGCATCCTGTTTGCCAACTGGTACAGCAACGGCAATGAGATTCCGGTGGATTCGGAGGAAGCGCGGGAGTATTGGCAGCGCAAGCTGAAAGAAGCGGAAGCGTATGCTTCGACGCCGCATTTGCTGATGATGAACGGCTGCGACCACCAGCCGGTGCAGCAAAACGTGGCGGAAGCGATCAAGGTGGCACAGGAGCTTTTTCCGGAGTATCGTTTCGTCCATTCCAATTTCACGGATTATATCGCGGCTGTAACGGCCGAAGCGCCGGAGCATTTGTCCGTTGTGCGCGGAGAGCTGCGCAGCCAGCATACGGACGGCTGGTCCACCCTGGTGAATACGGCGTCTTCCCGGATTTACCTGAAGCAGTTGAACAACCAGGGGCAGACGTTGCTGGAAAAAGTGGCGGAGCCGCTGGCTGCTTTTGCCCATGCGACAGGCAAGGCCCCATACCCGCATCATTTATTCGAATATGCTTGGAAGACATTGATGCAGAATCATCCGCATGACAGCATCTGCGGCTGCAGCGTGGACGAAGTGCATGATGAGATGGTGATGCGTTTCGCCAAAAGCAGGCATGTGGCTGAGACGATCGCCGAAGACAGCCTGAATGTATTGGCGGAGGAGGTTGATACCAGCATACTGGCGGCGCTCAGCGAGGTCGATGAAACGGCATATCCGCTGATCGTGTTTAATACGACGGGGTGGATTCGCTCCGGTGTGGTGACCGCGGAGCTTGAGCTTGGACGGATCTATTTTGGAAGCGGCATGGGCTTTGCGGAGATGAAAAACACCTTGCGAGAGCTGCCGCTTGACTCTCTGCGTCTGCTGGACCCACACGGAAGGGCAGTTTCTTTCTCATTCGAGGACCAAGGAGTTTCATTTGGTTATGATTTGCCGGAGGACCGGTTCCGTCAGCCGTATTTTGCTAGAAAGATCAAGGTGAGGTTCGAAGCGGAGGTTGTGCCGGCGCTGGGATATAAAACATATGTCCTTATGCAGGGAGGCCAGGTGAGCGTCAGGTCGCGGATAGGCTGCGAGACTTCGGAAGCTTGCTGCGCCGGCGAAGGTGAATGGGAACGCGGCGCATCATCGCTAGTCACGGGCGAACTCAGCATGGAAAATGAATATTTGGCAGTGACAGTGGAAGCGAATGGTTCCCTCACCGTCAAGGATAAAGTAACGGGGAAAATGTTCCGCGACCTGTGTATTTACGAGGATACCGGCGACATCGGCAACGAGTATATGTACAAGCAGCCGGACGGGGACATTCCGATCACGACAAGGGACGGCGCAGCGGTTATTTCCATTGCCGAAGACGAGCCGTTCCGTGCTTCCTTCGAGATCGTGCATACGCTGCAAATCCCGGCGTCAGCGGACGCCAGATTAGGTGAAGAGCAAAAAGAACTGATATGGTTTACGGGAAGGAAGGCGGGGCGATCCGCTGCTTTGACGGAGCTCCGCATCCGTACGCTGGTTTCGCTGGAACGGGGCGGAAGGGGAGTGCAGGTTGAAGCATCGTTCCGCAATGAGGCGGAAGATCACCGGCTGCGGATGTTGTTTTCTTCGGGGATCGCCGCAGATACCCATAAGGCGGACTCCGTTTTTGAAGCGGCGGAGAGAAGCAACCTGCCTGCCGCGGAATGGGCGAATCCGAGCAACTGCCAGCATCAGCAGGCATTCGTTTTGGTTCGGGATGAGGCGCATGGCTTAACGATTGCGAACCAGGGATTGCCGGAATATGAAATTCTGCCGGGAGAAACGGCGGGCATTGCCGTCACGCTGCTTCGGGCGGTCGGCGAAATGGGCGACTGGGGGTATTTCCCGACACCGGGAGCGCAGTGCCGCGGCGAGCATGCCGTGCGCCTTGAAATCATTCCTTTCGGGCGGGCATTGCCGAATCGGGTGAAGGATGAGGCGGGTGAGACGGAATCGATGATCCGGGCCCATCAACTTCAGGTTCCTTGGTCCGTGAAGCAGACGGGAATTCATGCGGGCAGCCTTCCGGCCGTTCAATCTTTCCTGTCTTGGAAGGGAGAGGACCTGATCTTCTCCGCACTCAAAATATCCCCGGACACCGGCGGCATCATCGCCCGCTGGTACAATGCCGCACACGGCGCGCGAACCCTGTCTCTGCGGCCCGGTTTTGCGATCAAAGAAGCGAGGCGCAGCAATATTATGGAGGAACTGCTGGCTCCTGCGGAGCTTGAGTCGCTTGCCGTGAATCCAGCTGAAATCATAACGCTTCATCTTCTTTTGCCGGCCCAGCAAAGCATTGCAACTTGA
- a CDS encoding carbohydrate ABC transporter permease, whose protein sequence is MKSPAAYADIIRYRFNPLEKSKLWLWKLIRTVMIVGFCFIILFPLFLRLSVAFRSKADIYDPTVLWIPRHFTLDNVKIAMQATDYFTALLNTFLISAGTTIIQLASCALAAYAFARLKFKGSGLLFGIVIFTIVVPPQTIMIPLYLTYRYFDLFGLVKLFTGKSSFNLIDTFWPFLISSATAMGLKNGLYIYIFRQFFRGIPKEIEEAALVDGAGVLKTFYRIMLPNAVPAIVTVLLFSFVWQWNDSYYVSLFLSKVKVLSTQLMDMGSALGKEPDLVYQSMLLNTGVLLLTAPLIILYLFVQRYFVESVERTGIVG, encoded by the coding sequence ATGAAATCGCCTGCCGCTTACGCGGATATCATCCGATACCGATTCAACCCTCTGGAAAAATCCAAGCTTTGGTTGTGGAAGCTCATACGCACGGTTATGATCGTCGGCTTTTGCTTTATTATTTTGTTCCCGTTGTTTCTTCGCCTGTCGGTAGCTTTCCGGAGCAAAGCCGACATCTATGATCCGACCGTCCTTTGGATTCCGCGCCATTTTACGCTCGATAACGTCAAAATCGCCATGCAGGCTACCGATTATTTTACGGCGCTGCTGAATACCTTCTTGATTTCGGCGGGAACGACGATCATTCAGCTGGCTTCATGCGCGCTGGCGGCCTACGCTTTTGCAAGGCTGAAATTTAAAGGGAGCGGCTTGCTGTTCGGGATTGTTATCTTCACGATCGTAGTGCCGCCTCAGACTATCATGATCCCGTTGTATCTGACCTACAGGTATTTTGATCTATTTGGTTTGGTCAAGCTGTTTACGGGCAAATCCAGTTTTAATCTGATCGACACCTTCTGGCCATTCCTGATTTCCTCGGCAACGGCAATGGGCCTCAAAAACGGCTTGTACATCTATATTTTCCGGCAGTTTTTCCGGGGAATTCCGAAGGAGATCGAGGAGGCGGCGCTTGTGGACGGCGCGGGCGTGCTGAAGACCTTTTACCGGATCATGCTGCCAAACGCGGTGCCCGCGATTGTGACCGTGCTTTTGTTTTCGTTCGTCTGGCAGTGGAATGACAGCTATTACGTATCCCTTTTCCTGAGCAAGGTTAAAGTGCTGTCCACGCAGCTTATGGATATGGGCTCGGCGCTCGGGAAGGAACCGGATTTGGTATATCAGTCTATGCTCCTGAACACGGGTGTGCTGCTGCTGACGGCGCCGCTGATCATTTTGTACCTGTTCGTGCAGAGATATTTTGTAGAAAGCGTGGAGCGAACCGGTATCGTTGGATAG
- a CDS encoding carbohydrate ABC transporter permease, translated as MFRKPLTLSRKKQLCGLLFATPLILGLVILFLLPLLQSFRFSLSSIHLVEGGFAVDYLGWSNYSSLFTTNPDYLRKLTESVTNMVVNVPIIIIFSLFAAVLLNQKFRGRALARAIFFLPVILASAAIANLDISSFVGGSNLSGSSQGSGGLLQSFELKKMLTESGLAPVFVDYITGAVDRIYEIISSSGVQILIFLAGLQSVSPALYEASRIEGATGYEMFWKVTFPMMTPLILTNTVYSIIDSFSHNSINSLISETAFKSFEFGQSAAMSWIYFAVVTVILGVSTGIISRKVFYYD; from the coding sequence ATGTTCAGAAAACCACTTACCCTGTCCCGAAAAAAACAGCTATGCGGCTTATTGTTTGCGACACCGCTTATTTTGGGGCTCGTCATCCTGTTTCTGCTGCCGCTTCTGCAGTCATTCCGTTTCAGCTTAAGCTCCATTCATCTGGTGGAGGGCGGCTTTGCCGTCGATTATTTGGGCTGGTCCAACTACAGCAGTCTGTTTACGACCAACCCGGATTATCTGCGAAAACTGACCGAATCGGTAACGAACATGGTCGTTAACGTTCCCATCATTATCATTTTCAGCCTGTTCGCGGCGGTGCTGCTGAATCAGAAGTTTCGGGGGAGGGCGCTCGCAAGAGCGATATTTTTCCTGCCGGTCATTTTGGCTTCGGCCGCGATCGCCAACCTTGATATCAGCAGCTTTGTCGGCGGTTCGAACTTGTCCGGGAGCAGTCAGGGCAGCGGCGGATTGCTGCAAAGTTTTGAACTGAAAAAAATGCTGACGGAGTCGGGACTTGCCCCGGTATTCGTCGATTACATCACGGGTGCGGTGGACCGGATTTATGAAATCATCAGCTCTTCCGGCGTGCAAATTTTAATTTTCCTCGCCGGCCTGCAATCGGTGTCGCCCGCTTTGTATGAGGCGTCGCGGATTGAAGGGGCGACCGGCTACGAAATGTTCTGGAAGGTCACGTTTCCGATGATGACGCCGCTTATTTTAACGAATACGGTGTATTCGATCATCGATTCGTTCAGCCATAATTCAATCAATTCATTGATTTCCGAAACCGCGTTCAAGTCCTTCGAATTCGGCCAAAGCGCGGCGATGTCCTGGATTTATTTTGCGGTCGTTACTGTGATTTTGGGTGTTTCGACGGGCATTATTTCCAGAAAGGTGTTCTACTACGACTGA
- a CDS encoding DUF5696 domain-containing protein — MGNRTKQAASIMCAALLAAGILGAGTGMVYSGEKDAPEQGQISSTAASEQAQGSPPAFAAPEMQAVPEQPVKATSNTPQEIEALAAMEKVAENDRLGLYVNKATAEIAVQEKASGYIWFSNPAQRDEDPIASPLYKSELSAQVLLSYYNDKGQINAFNSFDDSVAKKQFEISPVDQGIRVEYRMGNVVKSFANIPKVIGKNRFETEILENIKDPDQREDVKYKFRLNEQKQVYEVRKLQDYVAEELSAVLEAAGYTAEDAARDNKENGVGEAAASEEAEFTVPVVYSLDGANLVVSVPAKELKASKAYPIASLQVLKFFGAADAGKQGYIFVPDGSGALIRLNNNKRNAEPYSLPVYGNNGTFDVKEQIQTNEVSRLPVFGLKQNDHALLGIIEDGEAGASITADISGRNDSYNTVSSKFQVTAMDYYTLSSGTKTSAVPMFETGKYQGNFQVRYAFLAGPSADYTGMAAAYRNYLAGKYKLQPLQASADAPFVLELEGAFRKNKSFLGIPYKSTESLTTFDEAKEILEQLKAAGVKAIDLRFVGWFNGGIRHSSPSDLSVAGVLGGKKGFLQLAEYMKENGFEFYPDTAFLEKYKGSSGAAMLLDRGKAEVYGYNPVTHAKDTSKFSHYILAPAQLPKQVNGFLKDYAKLGVPGLSLRDLGREVHSDFNPDHPVSRQDSLLTSVKELEVLQKQAGALMVEGGNAYSLPFAQTIVNAPMRSSRLNITDEEIPFYQIALHGYFDLAGAPYNMDELQNPRLSMLKSLETGSAVYYQWFASDASKVKDTDYNDLYALSYRNWLDEAVRLYQEANPVLAKVRSQVITSHRQLAPGVVRTVYQNGVSVTINYNQTAVAVDGLQLQPQSYHVGGE; from the coding sequence GTGGGCAATCGAACAAAACAAGCCGCAAGCATCATGTGCGCTGCTCTCCTGGCTGCGGGCATTCTGGGGGCAGGAACCGGCATGGTTTACAGTGGGGAAAAGGACGCGCCCGAACAAGGACAGATATCCTCAACCGCTGCTTCGGAACAGGCGCAGGGTTCGCCCCCGGCCTTCGCGGCGCCAGAGATGCAAGCGGTACCCGAGCAGCCCGTCAAGGCAACTTCCAATACGCCGCAGGAGATTGAAGCGCTGGCTGCGATGGAGAAAGTGGCGGAAAATGATCGGCTCGGCTTATACGTGAACAAAGCAACGGCGGAAATTGCCGTTCAGGAAAAGGCAAGCGGTTATATCTGGTTCTCCAATCCCGCCCAGCGGGACGAAGACCCGATTGCATCGCCGCTTTATAAGTCCGAGCTGTCTGCTCAGGTGCTGCTTTCCTACTATAACGATAAAGGGCAAATCAATGCCTTCAACAGCTTCGATGACAGCGTGGCCAAAAAGCAATTTGAAATTTCGCCTGTCGATCAGGGCATCCGCGTGGAGTATCGGATGGGAAATGTGGTGAAGTCATTTGCCAATATCCCGAAGGTGATCGGCAAAAACCGTTTTGAAACGGAAATCCTCGAGAACATCAAGGATCCGGATCAGCGGGAGGACGTTAAATACAAGTTTCGCTTGAATGAGCAAAAGCAGGTATACGAAGTGCGGAAATTGCAGGATTACGTGGCGGAGGAACTGTCGGCTGTCCTTGAAGCCGCAGGTTATACGGCGGAGGATGCGGCGCGTGACAACAAGGAGAACGGGGTCGGCGAAGCGGCCGCATCAGAGGAAGCGGAATTCACCGTTCCCGTTGTTTATTCCCTCGACGGCGCCAATTTGGTGGTATCGGTTCCAGCCAAAGAACTGAAAGCAAGCAAGGCCTATCCGATCGCTTCGCTGCAGGTTTTGAAATTTTTCGGCGCGGCGGATGCCGGCAAGCAGGGATATATTTTCGTTCCCGACGGTTCGGGCGCTTTGATCCGCCTCAACAATAATAAACGGAATGCGGAGCCTTACAGTCTGCCGGTTTACGGCAATAACGGAACCTTTGACGTCAAGGAGCAAATCCAAACGAATGAAGTTTCCCGTCTGCCGGTATTCGGCCTGAAGCAAAACGATCATGCGCTGCTCGGCATCATCGAGGATGGGGAAGCGGGGGCCAGCATTACCGCAGACATCAGCGGGCGCAACGACTCTTACAACACGGTCAGCAGCAAATTCCAGGTGACGGCCATGGATTACTACACTTTGTCCTCCGGCACCAAGACCAGTGCGGTTCCAATGTTCGAAACAGGGAAATATCAGGGCAACTTCCAGGTCAGATACGCGTTTCTGGCCGGCCCTTCTGCGGATTATACAGGCATGGCGGCGGCTTACCGGAATTATTTGGCTGGCAAATACAAGCTGCAGCCGCTCCAAGCTTCGGCCGATGCTCCGTTTGTGCTGGAGCTTGAGGGAGCATTCCGCAAAAACAAATCTTTCCTCGGCATCCCATACAAGTCCACGGAGTCATTAACGACCTTTGACGAAGCGAAAGAGATTTTGGAACAGCTGAAAGCCGCGGGAGTCAAGGCGATCGATCTTCGGTTTGTAGGCTGGTTCAACGGGGGCATTCGCCATTCTTCGCCGTCAGATTTATCCGTCGCCGGGGTTTTGGGAGGCAAAAAGGGCTTTCTGCAGCTGGCTGAATATATGAAGGAAAACGGCTTTGAATTTTATCCGGACACCGCTTTTTTGGAGAAATACAAAGGCTCATCGGGGGCGGCCATGCTGCTTGACCGGGGCAAGGCGGAAGTGTACGGCTACAATCCCGTTACGCATGCGAAGGATACCAGCAAATTTTCGCATTATATCCTGGCGCCGGCGCAGCTGCCCAAGCAGGTAAACGGCTTTTTGAAAGATTACGCCAAGCTGGGCGTACCTGGGCTGTCACTGCGGGATTTGGGCAGAGAGGTCCATTCCGATTTTAATCCGGATCATCCGGTCAGTCGGCAGGATTCGCTTTTAACTTCGGTTAAGGAGCTGGAGGTGCTGCAGAAGCAGGCGGGGGCGCTGATGGTGGAGGGCGGCAATGCTTACAGCCTTCCGTTCGCTCAAACGATCGTGAATGCGCCGATGCGAAGCAGCCGTCTGAATATTACGGATGAGGAAATCCCTTTTTACCAAATCGCTTTGCATGGCTATTTCGATCTTGCCGGCGCTCCCTACAACATGGACGAATTGCAAAATCCGCGCTTGTCCATGCTGAAATCGCTGGAAACCGGATCCGCGGTGTATTACCAGTGGTTTGCGAGCGACGCATCCAAGGTCAAGGACACGGATTATAACGATTTATATGCGCTGAGCTACCGGAATTGGTTGGATGAAGCCGTGCGGCTGTATCAGGAGGCGAATCCGGTTTTGGCGAAGGTTCGGAGCCAAGTGATCACTTCCCATCGGCAGCTTGCGCCCGGCGTTGTCCGCACGGTTTATCAAAACGGAGTCAGCGTAACCATTAATTACAACCAAACGGCGGTAGCCGTGGACGGCCTGCAGCTTCAGCCGCAGAGCTATCACGTAGGCGGTGAATAA